Proteins found in one Salinimonas lutimaris genomic segment:
- a CDS encoding YkgJ family cysteine cluster protein: protein MQRLRELSSQVVVVLNELSDIFSTYQQRQQLHCLDSCGACCNKPDIEVTALEMLPLALHMFDQGTAEAELDSLEEASGFACKYYQRQSLDGQKGRCTVYHQRPGLCRMFGVAGYKSKSDMPTLSVCGLIKQAVPEKYAASLISLGNHKPPMIAEGQARLAQLDYTLGTTMLPINEALKLALNKVLTEAYYSGSFDEPIVAA, encoded by the coding sequence ATGCAAAGGCTGCGTGAGCTGTCCAGCCAGGTAGTGGTTGTACTTAACGAACTATCAGACATATTCAGTACCTACCAACAACGCCAGCAGTTACATTGTCTGGATAGTTGCGGTGCATGTTGTAACAAACCTGATATAGAAGTAACGGCACTGGAAATGCTGCCGCTGGCACTGCATATGTTTGATCAGGGAACAGCAGAAGCCGAACTGGATTCGCTGGAAGAGGCTTCAGGCTTTGCCTGCAAATATTATCAAAGACAGTCATTAGACGGGCAAAAGGGCCGCTGTACGGTTTATCACCAGCGGCCAGGACTTTGCCGTATGTTTGGCGTTGCCGGCTATAAAAGTAAGTCGGATATGCCTACACTTTCTGTTTGTGGCTTAATTAAACAAGCTGTACCTGAGAAATACGCAGCGTCTTTGATTTCACTGGGTAACCATAAGCCACCGATGATTGCCGAAGGGCAGGCGCGGCTGGCTCAACTGGATTACACACTGGGAACAACAATGCTTCCAATTAATGAAGCATTAAAACTGGCACTGAATAAAGTGCTGACCGAAGCGTATTATAGCGGCAGCTTTGATGAGCCTATTGTGGCAGCCTGA